From one Halothece sp. PCC 7418 genomic stretch:
- a CDS encoding response regulator, giving the protein MEHQFLSSIMAYAHRDQTGCLEIQNLKHQQQSWFLYFRLGRLFWAGGGEQEQRRIYRQLVKQMPQDAVKLLQLREEVNWNAESAYYDFIVYLFQQEKISLEQLIAIKNDIILEVLFDLLQVDEQQNQQNHTYGQNSSLYWQWHENYRPKNYVPIAREVAKSSEELVATAKQNWQRWQNANLNSCSPNQAPVMIDPEKIRASTAAKTFQNLQRLVTGKRSLREIAISTKCDLVPVTKALWEYYQQGWLQWQELQDLDWESIAPKRKPQLPTEETSGKEKYLIACVDDSVQVTETLKAIVQEKGHSFMGINDPLRATATLLKAKPDLIFLDLIMPNTNGYEICTQLRRVSSLKEIPIVILTGKDGLIDRMRAKMAGATQYVSKPVQGQIILEVMEKYLPMFLSNQESEAVFASSVSSSVQV; this is encoded by the coding sequence ATGGAACATCAATTCTTAAGTAGCATCATGGCGTATGCTCACCGAGACCAGACGGGATGTTTAGAAATTCAAAATTTGAAGCATCAACAACAGTCTTGGTTTCTTTATTTTCGTTTAGGCAGGCTTTTTTGGGCAGGAGGAGGTGAACAGGAACAGCGAAGAATTTACCGACAACTGGTTAAGCAAATGCCTCAAGATGCAGTGAAACTGCTACAACTACGAGAAGAGGTCAATTGGAATGCTGAATCAGCATACTATGATTTTATTGTTTATCTCTTCCAACAAGAAAAAATAAGCCTAGAGCAGCTGATTGCCATCAAAAATGACATCATCCTCGAAGTGCTGTTTGATCTTTTGCAAGTGGATGAGCAACAAAATCAACAGAACCATACCTATGGTCAAAACAGCAGTCTTTATTGGCAATGGCATGAAAATTATCGCCCGAAAAACTATGTCCCCATTGCCAGAGAAGTAGCTAAATCTTCTGAAGAATTAGTGGCAACGGCAAAACAAAATTGGCAGCGTTGGCAAAATGCAAACCTAAATTCTTGCTCTCCCAATCAAGCCCCTGTCATGATTGATCCTGAAAAAATTCGAGCAAGCACTGCTGCCAAAACCTTTCAAAACTTGCAGCGATTGGTGACTGGAAAACGATCGCTGCGAGAAATTGCCATTTCTACCAAGTGCGATCTTGTCCCCGTCACCAAAGCCCTTTGGGAATACTATCAGCAAGGGTGGTTGCAATGGCAGGAGCTTCAGGATCTTGACTGGGAAAGCATCGCTCCGAAAAGGAAGCCTCAGTTGCCAACCGAAGAAACTTCAGGGAAAGAGAAGTATTTGATTGCTTGTGTTGATGACAGTGTACAAGTCACGGAAACCTTAAAAGCAATTGTCCAAGAAAAAGGACATTCTTTTATGGGCATTAATGATCCGTTACGGGCAACTGCAACTTTGCTCAAAGCCAAACCAGATTTAATTTTTTTAGATTTAATCATGCCCAATACCAATGGCTATGAAATTTGTACGCAACTGCGTCGCGTTTCTAGTCTTAAAGAAATTCCAATCGTTATTTTAACGGGAAAAGACGGCTTGATTGATCGGATGCGGGCAAAAATGGCTGGTGCAACTCAATACGTGAGCAAGCCAGTGCAGGGTCAAATCATTCTCGAAGTAATGGAAAAATACCTGCCGATGTTTTTGAGCAATCAAGAATCCGAGGCTGTTTTTGCCTCTTCTGTTTCATCCTCGGTGCAAGTCTGA
- a CDS encoding RNA-guided endonuclease TnpB family protein, whose product MYGCQQNRISPSSEVIPILEHICQTANNLTNCGIYFARQTFFKEGRIIGKYEPEEVLKGQVNFKALYSQCAQQVLRSVAESFKSYKGLRKAFFKGEISNHPKLPNYKGKGGMAVASYPKQALKLKNTQVRVPLGKTIKSWFGRSEFFVPFPSNLDFKQIKELRILPRNRDFYVEWVYERPEINTTVNSKEALGIDPGLDNWLTCVSTIGESFIIDGRKLKSLNQNYNRRVSSLKKGKPQGYWDFELARITEKRNRQVRDAVNKAAKMVINYCLNKEIGIIVFGWNKGQRQGVNIGRKNNQNFVQIPTAKLKNRIQQLAEEHGIEFVETEESYTSKSSYLDRDLLPTFGEKPERWQPSGKRVTRGCYQDSQGRIVNADANAAANILRKVEIQLGLVLAKISRAALSLPQRFYLWNSKRKARSIMALGGAVC is encoded by the coding sequence ATGTATGGATGTCAGCAAAATCGGATTAGCCCAAGCTCTGAGGTCATTCCTATATTAGAACATATTTGTCAGACGGCTAATAATCTAACAAATTGTGGAATCTATTTTGCCCGTCAAACTTTCTTTAAGGAAGGACGGATCATTGGAAAATATGAACCAGAAGAAGTCCTAAAAGGACAAGTCAACTTCAAAGCCCTCTACTCTCAGTGCGCTCAACAGGTTCTTAGAAGCGTCGCTGAATCATTTAAGTCTTATAAGGGTTTGAGGAAAGCCTTTTTCAAAGGAGAAATTAGTAACCATCCTAAACTTCCCAACTATAAGGGTAAAGGAGGAATGGCAGTTGCTTCCTACCCAAAACAAGCTCTGAAGTTGAAAAACACTCAAGTTAGAGTTCCTTTAGGGAAAACAATTAAATCGTGGTTTGGTCGATCAGAGTTTTTTGTTCCTTTTCCTTCTAATTTAGACTTTAAGCAGATTAAAGAACTTAGGATTCTGCCTCGAAACCGAGATTTCTATGTGGAATGGGTGTATGAAAGACCTGAAATAAATACCACAGTTAACTCAAAAGAAGCATTAGGAATTGACCCTGGGCTAGATAATTGGCTGACTTGTGTTTCCACCATTGGAGAGTCTTTTATCATTGATGGGAGAAAACTTAAATCTCTAAATCAGAACTATAACCGCCGAGTGTCTTCTCTTAAAAAGGGAAAACCTCAAGGTTATTGGGACTTTGAGTTAGCTAGAATCACCGAAAAACGAAACCGCCAAGTTCGAGATGCTGTAAACAAGGCAGCAAAGATGGTGATTAACTATTGCCTTAATAAGGAGATAGGGATCATCGTTTTCGGTTGGAATAAAGGTCAGCGTCAAGGAGTCAATATCGGACGAAAGAACAATCAAAACTTTGTTCAGATTCCCACTGCTAAGTTAAAAAATCGAATTCAGCAGTTAGCAGAGGAACACGGTATTGAGTTTGTAGAAACTGAGGAATCCTACACATCCAAGTCGAGCTATCTGGATCGTGATTTGCTACCGACCTTCGGTGAGAAACCCGAAAGGTGGCAACCGTCAGGAAAGCGAGTAACGAGAGGATGCTATCAAGATTCTCAGGGAAGAATCGTTAATGCTGATGCCAACGCAGCAGCAAACATTCTTAGAAAAGTAGAGATACAGCTAGGCTTAGTCCTAGCCAAGATCAGTAGAGCAGCTTTGAGCCTGCCCCAAAGATTTTATCTTTGGAACTCCAAACGAAAAGCGCGAAGCATTATGGCTTTAGGAGGGGCTGTGTGCTGA
- a CDS encoding CHAT domain-containing protein yields the protein MKKSKLLSYFFIAFITFGMVVYSPVLISNSVVAQTVAPDSLLQDGRTAYEQGRYQDAIAAWQTAETTFRAQKQRGYQALALAYIASAYQKLGQGQQAQQSLQASLRWLNSGSFPPDLIAQVLNIQGNLQLAQGQPQTALETWEETETLYQQLEDKQGIIGTQLNQAQALQSLGLYRQANGRLDEINRQLASQPDSALKVTGLQSLGSTLQVVGNLEESQAVLEKALELAQQLQLGEQISQVRFSLANTMSAGNQTERAVELYQQVINIAASPALQLEARLNLFHLLINSEDFTAASALIPEIQQQIAQLSPSRFAVNMRVNFAESLLQLRQEDPAPMLGEAVQQARNLADSRAESYALGTLGKLYEQNQRYREARQLTRQALMLSQQVSAPEISYQWQWQLGRIHKAQGDLKSAIASYTVAVETLDGLRSDLVALNTNQQYSFQESVEPVYRELVSLLLNPTVETAFGKQRDIPKSLPISQNNLQRARDVIESLQVAELDNYFREACLDVEETSIEEIDSQAAVIYPMILPQELAVILSIPEQPLTYYSIPQSSSQVEATLNQFLQSLNLAFPNEIRREISTHIYDWLIRPALPQLAQHDIQTLVFVLDGFLRNVPMAALSDGEQYLIEQYAIALTPGLQLFPSEQRLANHLNVFTGGLSKPRQGFVALPEVETEISQIMKIFPTEVLLNDAFTQDRLRQEIANNPFPIIHLATHGVFTSSPRTTFILTWENRVSVNDFETLLKARETSTNRPIELLVLSACETAAGDKRAALGLAGMAVRSGARSTIATLWSVKDQSTARLMSEFYQVLSQGNISKAEALREAQLKLLRSEEFNHPFFWTPFVLVGNWS from the coding sequence ATGAAAAAGTCCAAACTGCTTTCCTATTTTTTCATCGCTTTCATTACCTTTGGCATGGTGGTTTATTCCCCTGTGCTTATTTCTAATTCAGTGGTTGCCCAAACGGTTGCCCCAGATTCCCTCCTGCAAGACGGACGCACTGCTTATGAGCAAGGACGCTATCAAGACGCGATCGCGGCTTGGCAAACTGCGGAAACAACCTTCCGAGCGCAAAAACAACGGGGATATCAAGCCCTCGCCCTGGCTTATATTGCTTCGGCATATCAGAAACTGGGACAAGGACAACAAGCCCAACAGTCTCTTCAAGCCAGTTTGCGCTGGCTGAACTCAGGGTCATTTCCTCCTGACTTGATTGCCCAAGTGCTGAATATCCAAGGCAATCTTCAACTTGCCCAAGGACAGCCCCAAACCGCTTTGGAAACTTGGGAAGAAACAGAAACGCTCTATCAGCAATTAGAGGATAAGCAGGGAATAATTGGGACACAACTCAATCAGGCGCAAGCGTTGCAATCGCTGGGGTTATACCGTCAAGCCAATGGACGCTTGGATGAGATTAATCGGCAACTTGCCTCGCAACCCGATTCTGCTTTGAAGGTGACGGGACTCCAGAGTCTTGGCAGTACGTTACAAGTAGTCGGAAATTTAGAGGAATCGCAAGCGGTGTTGGAAAAGGCGTTAGAGTTAGCGCAACAGTTGCAGTTGGGAGAGCAAATCAGTCAGGTTCGCTTTAGTCTGGCGAATACCATGAGTGCGGGGAATCAAACCGAGAGGGCAGTTGAACTGTATCAACAAGTGATCAATATTGCTGCGAGCCCCGCCCTCCAACTCGAAGCCCGTTTAAACTTATTCCATTTACTGATTAATAGCGAAGACTTCACCGCAGCCTCGGCGCTTATTCCTGAGATTCAACAACAAATTGCCCAGTTATCGCCCAGTCGTTTTGCGGTGAATATGCGAGTTAACTTTGCGGAAAGCCTTTTGCAGTTGAGACAAGAAGACCCCGCCCCAATGTTGGGGGAAGCGGTACAACAAGCCCGAAATTTGGCAGATTCTCGCGCTGAATCTTATGCTCTGGGGACGTTAGGGAAACTCTATGAACAAAACCAACGTTACCGAGAAGCACGACAACTCACCCGTCAGGCTTTAATGTTGTCACAGCAAGTGTCTGCTCCTGAGATTTCTTATCAGTGGCAATGGCAACTGGGACGAATTCATAAAGCCCAGGGAGATCTCAAAAGCGCGATCGCGTCCTATACGGTAGCAGTAGAGACCCTCGACGGTCTCCGCAGTGATTTAGTTGCCCTCAATACCAACCAACAGTATTCTTTTCAAGAGAGTGTGGAACCAGTTTATCGAGAATTAGTGTCTCTCTTACTCAATCCAACCGTAGAAACGGCTTTCGGCAAACAAAGGGATATTCCCAAAAGCCTCCCCATCTCCCAAAACAATCTCCAACGCGCCAGAGACGTAATTGAATCGTTGCAAGTCGCCGAACTGGATAACTATTTTCGGGAAGCCTGTCTGGATGTGGAGGAGACATCCATTGAAGAGATTGACTCCCAAGCTGCGGTGATTTATCCGATGATTTTACCCCAGGAGTTGGCGGTGATCCTCTCTATTCCCGAGCAACCGTTAACCTACTACAGCATTCCCCAGTCAAGCTCACAAGTGGAAGCAACCCTTAACCAATTTCTCCAATCTCTCAACCTCGCTTTCCCCAACGAGATTCGCCGAGAAATATCCACCCACATCTATGATTGGTTGATTCGTCCTGCTTTACCCCAACTTGCCCAACACGATATCCAAACCCTTGTGTTTGTCCTCGATGGCTTCCTGCGAAATGTCCCGATGGCTGCACTCTCTGATGGTGAACAATATCTTATCGAACAGTACGCGATCGCGCTTACCCCAGGACTACAACTTTTTCCCTCGGAACAACGCCTCGCCAATCACCTCAACGTTTTTACTGGCGGACTCAGTAAGCCCCGTCAAGGGTTTGTTGCTCTCCCTGAAGTCGAAACTGAAATCAGCCAAATTATGAAGATCTTTCCCACAGAAGTCTTGCTCAATGACGCATTTACCCAAGACCGTCTCCGCCAAGAAATTGCCAATAATCCCTTCCCGATTATCCATCTTGCCACCCACGGCGTTTTTACCTCTTCTCCTCGTACCACCTTTATCTTGACTTGGGAGAATCGAGTCTCCGTCAATGATTTTGAAACCCTCCTCAAAGCCAGAGAAACCAGCACCAACCGACCGATTGAACTGCTTGTGCTGAGTGCCTGTGAAACCGCAGCAGGAGATAAACGAGCAGCCCTGGGACTGGCGGGAATGGCAGTGCGATCAGGGGCGCGGAGCACCATTGCGACCCTCTGGTCGGTTAAGGATCAATCCACTGCTCGTTTAATGAGCGAATTTTATCAAGTCCTCAGTCAGGGTAATATTTCCAAAGCAGAAGCCTTGCGGGAAGCCCAACTGAAACTGTTACGCTCTGAGGAGTTTAACCATCCTTTTTTCTGGACCCCTTTTGTCTTGGTGGGGAACTGGTCTTAG
- a CDS encoding S-layer family protein, with translation MSYFQGFLYSSSWTLFSFGLIFPSPLSAQVSPPIPDSTLSTEVNSLDGSTFMIEGGQVSGNNLFHSFEAFSIPRNGSVTFNNGANIQTIINRVTGNSPTHIDGLLRTARSADVFFLNPNGIHFGENARLDIGGSFFATTGESLRFADGTEFSATATATPPLLTITVPVGVQYGASPTAITVTGSGSNLQLDFNTFAIDRANRNPGLTVAPRETLVLAGGGINLTGGNLTAEDGEIELVSVGANEFLEIAEDGRLNPDSVEHFGNISFQETASADVSGRGGGNLRVIGANLNLQDGSALLSNTEGDLSGGNITLNLTEGITLSGVRVDEEGNLLFPSRIFAEVSPRATGQGGNVTINTSSLNLSQGGQIAAQTFGFGDAGVLEVNADEILALGGTPLGPTGLFAITANLGNAGELNVKTGYLGVGEGSQLSTSSFSPSNAGQLSVVADTIEVVGGAPGLGASSILSRGETSAYQGTDGEVKITTNNLVVANGARIQTGSSGGGEGGQLQVNATDIQLVRTSPSGSAAGLFSFVSPLATARGGDIIVNAETLEITDGAQIVSATAGSGNAGNISIVANSVELAGEGSETASGLFASALSPIRPSDGQVFPQDSAGGNITVDSNQILVRDRATISASNFPSSSNNPELAPGEGSAGNITVTGNFIELDNQGLITASTATGGRGNVTLTANDFLQLNRHSNIAANAQGTAPGGNITIDAPFVIGQDNSDITANAVNAMGGQVDITANAIFGLQVRDEPTDLSDITASSELGAEFLGMITINSPEVDPSEGLVALPETPVDIANLIAQGCAASEGNVFVVTGRGGLPEAPNQTLRGVAVWQDFRPLGTETVAQVPPEITPPKPVIEAQGWITDANGETWLVAQTPHPSLHSALTTVIDCRTLNSLGNSE, from the coding sequence ATGTCATATTTTCAAGGCTTTCTCTACTCAAGTTCATGGACACTTTTCAGCTTCGGGCTAATCTTTCCTTCACCCTTAAGCGCCCAAGTGTCTCCCCCTATCCCAGACAGCACGCTTTCAACGGAAGTGAACTCCCTTGATGGGTCAACTTTTATGATTGAAGGCGGACAGGTATCGGGGAATAATCTGTTTCATAGCTTTGAGGCGTTTTCAATTCCTCGCAATGGCTCAGTGACGTTTAATAATGGGGCAAATATCCAAACCATTATCAATCGGGTAACGGGAAATAGTCCGACTCATATTGACGGGCTTCTCCGCACGGCGCGATCGGCTGATGTTTTCTTCCTCAATCCTAATGGCATTCATTTCGGAGAAAATGCCCGACTCGACATTGGAGGGTCATTCTTTGCAACCACAGGGGAAAGTTTACGCTTTGCAGACGGGACGGAATTTAGCGCAACTGCGACGGCTACCCCGCCTCTGCTGACCATAACGGTTCCAGTGGGAGTCCAGTATGGGGCAAGTCCAACTGCAATTACTGTCACTGGTTCTGGTAGCAATCTTCAGCTTGATTTTAATACCTTTGCTATTGATCGCGCTAACCGCAACCCTGGCTTAACCGTCGCGCCAAGAGAAACCCTAGTCTTAGCGGGGGGAGGGATTAACCTGACTGGCGGAAATCTAACGGCTGAGGATGGAGAGATTGAACTGGTGAGTGTCGGGGCAAATGAGTTTTTAGAAATCGCTGAAGACGGAAGACTGAATCCAGACTCAGTGGAACATTTTGGGAATATCTCCTTTCAGGAAACGGCTTCGGCTGATGTGAGCGGGAGAGGAGGCGGTAATCTGCGGGTGATTGGCGCAAACCTGAATCTTCAGGATGGCTCGGCGCTTTTGAGCAATACTGAAGGCGATCTTTCGGGGGGAAACATTACCCTTAATCTCACGGAAGGCATTACTCTATCAGGAGTTAGAGTGGATGAGGAAGGAAATCTGCTCTTTCCCAGTCGTATTTTTGCGGAAGTTAGCCCGAGGGCAACTGGACAGGGCGGAAATGTCACCATTAATACCAGCAGCCTCAACCTTTCCCAAGGAGGGCAAATTGCTGCTCAGACGTTTGGCTTCGGGGATGCGGGCGTTTTAGAGGTCAATGCGGATGAAATTCTTGCCCTTGGCGGAACGCCTCTCGGTCCAACTGGTTTATTTGCGATTACCGCAAACTTAGGGAATGCGGGAGAACTTAATGTTAAGACAGGCTACTTAGGCGTGGGGGAGGGTTCGCAACTTTCTACTTCATCCTTTAGCCCAAGCAATGCGGGTCAATTGAGTGTTGTCGCGGACACGATTGAAGTGGTTGGCGGTGCGCCAGGGTTGGGGGCAAGTTCCATTTTGTCACGGGGAGAAACCTCGGCTTATCAAGGGACTGACGGCGAAGTTAAGATCACCACAAATAATCTTGTCGTTGCGAATGGAGCGAGGATTCAAACTGGCTCATCAGGTGGGGGTGAAGGAGGACAGTTACAAGTTAATGCCACCGATATTCAGCTTGTTCGCACTTCTCCGAGTGGGAGTGCTGCGGGGTTATTTTCTTTCGTTTCACCGTTAGCCACTGCTAGGGGAGGGGATATCATCGTTAATGCCGAAACTCTGGAAATTACAGACGGAGCGCAGATTGTTTCGGCGACTGCTGGTTCAGGGAACGCAGGAAATATCAGTATTGTTGCCAACAGCGTTGAACTTGCGGGGGAAGGAAGCGAGACGGCAAGTGGACTGTTTGCCAGTGCCTTAAGCCCAATCCGTCCCAGTGATGGACAGGTATTTCCTCAAGACAGTGCGGGGGGCAATATTACTGTTGACAGTAATCAAATTCTCGTGCGCGATCGCGCAACCATTAGTGCCAGTAACTTCCCCAGCAGTAGCAATAATCCTGAACTTGCCCCAGGAGAAGGATCGGCTGGTAATATTACCGTAACTGGCAACTTCATTGAACTCGACAACCAAGGATTGATCACCGCTTCCACCGCTACGGGAGGACGGGGAAATGTCACCCTGACCGCGAATGACTTCTTACAACTGAACCGCCACAGCAATATCGCTGCCAACGCCCAAGGCACAGCACCAGGAGGCAATATTACCATTGATGCACCCTTTGTCATTGGTCAGGACAACAGCGATATCACCGCCAATGCGGTTAATGCCATGGGAGGACAAGTGGATATCACCGCCAATGCTATTTTCGGACTCCAAGTGCGGGACGAGCCAACGGATTTGTCTGATATTACTGCCAGTTCTGAACTTGGGGCAGAATTTCTGGGCATGATCACGATCAACTCCCCTGAAGTTGACCCCAGCGAAGGCTTAGTGGCACTTCCTGAAACTCCTGTGGATATTGCGAATTTAATCGCTCAAGGTTGTGCAGCAAGCGAAGGCAATGTCTTTGTGGTAACTGGACGGGGAGGATTACCAGAAGCACCGAACCAAACCTTACGTGGGGTCGCCGTGTGGCAAGATTTTCGCCCTCTGGGGACTGAAACCGTTGCTCAAGTTCCTCCAGAGATAACCCCTCCCAAACCCGTCATTGAAGCCCAAGGTTGGATAACTGATGCGAATGGCGAAACTTGGCTGGTTGCCCAGACTCCTCACCCTTCTCTCCATAGCGCATTGACCACAGTCATTGATTGTCGAACCCTTAACTCTCTAGGAAACTCAGAATGA
- a CDS encoding ShlB/FhaC/HecB family hemolysin secretion/activation protein: MCNYSQSQKAQFWIIPRQLCSAGSVLMLLTFAPLALAQTDAGDVNPPSTAPLEELQPRPLPPPEELFSPPSAPEAVSEAEIPRTLTINAFRVVGSTVFSDEELTALLVPYTNRPLRFSELLQARNAITNYYLRQGYVTSGAILPPQKLTEGIVTIQVIEGKVEEIVVKVEGRLNPDYIRDRAALAAKTPLQIDELQSALQLLELDPGIASISAELSATPEVGKNLLTIQVETADTFALDLLVDNGRSPSVGTVRRQASLTESNLLGYGDEAFLSYTNTDGSDAFEVSYRLPVNPRHGNLSFAYGRTHSEVIEDPFTPLDIQSDYRYYEISFYQPVILTPTQELTLGITASRQESENFLFEDQPFPLSVGSDAEGETRITALRFSQEWIQRGENEVFAARSQFSVGVDWLDGTVNENAPDTRFFAWRGQGQWVRRLAEDALILIRSDLQLASQSLPPLEQFGSGGLGSVRGYRQDALLSDNGWLASAEVRLPILRVDDWDSVLQVTPFVDLGIAWNNERNGENRPQLDSNVLTGVGLGVRWQTGDHLTARFDWGIPLVDIDDRDETLQEQGLYFSVLYAPF; the protein is encoded by the coding sequence ATGTGCAATTACTCTCAGTCTCAGAAAGCCCAGTTTTGGATCATTCCCCGTCAGCTTTGTTCTGCTGGCTCTGTGTTAATGCTTTTGACCTTTGCTCCTCTTGCCCTTGCTCAAACGGACGCAGGCGATGTCAACCCTCCCTCTACTGCCCCCCTAGAAGAGTTGCAACCCCGTCCCTTGCCACCCCCAGAGGAACTGTTTTCGCCTCCCTCTGCCCCAGAAGCGGTTTCCGAAGCTGAAATTCCTCGTACCCTAACCATTAATGCCTTTAGGGTTGTGGGAAGTACAGTTTTTTCCGATGAAGAATTGACTGCCCTCCTTGTTCCCTATACCAATCGTCCGCTAAGGTTCAGTGAACTGCTACAAGCCCGCAACGCAATCACGAACTACTATCTGCGCCAAGGCTATGTCACTTCAGGGGCAATTCTTCCGCCTCAGAAACTCACTGAGGGGATAGTAACAATCCAAGTGATTGAAGGAAAAGTAGAGGAAATTGTGGTGAAGGTTGAAGGACGGTTAAATCCTGACTATATTCGCGATCGCGCTGCCTTGGCTGCGAAAACCCCATTACAAATTGATGAATTACAATCAGCACTCCAATTATTAGAACTTGACCCCGGCATTGCTTCCATTTCCGCAGAATTATCCGCCACTCCCGAAGTCGGAAAGAATTTACTGACCATTCAAGTAGAAACCGCAGATACCTTTGCTCTCGACTTGCTAGTTGATAACGGACGTTCTCCCAGTGTGGGGACAGTAAGACGGCAAGCCTCTCTAACCGAAAGTAATCTTTTGGGCTATGGCGATGAAGCCTTTCTTAGCTATACCAACACCGATGGCAGTGATGCTTTTGAAGTGAGCTATCGTCTGCCAGTTAACCCTCGTCATGGCAATCTCAGTTTTGCTTACGGGCGAACCCACAGTGAAGTCATTGAAGATCCGTTTACTCCCCTAGATATTCAATCGGATTATCGCTATTACGAAATCAGTTTCTATCAGCCAGTGATTTTAACTCCCACTCAAGAATTAACACTAGGAATTACTGCTTCTCGCCAAGAAAGCGAAAACTTCTTATTTGAGGATCAACCGTTTCCTCTCTCGGTGGGATCGGATGCGGAAGGAGAAACAAGAATTACGGCTTTGCGTTTTTCCCAAGAATGGATTCAACGAGGAGAAAATGAGGTTTTTGCAGCGCGATCGCAGTTTAGTGTGGGAGTGGATTGGCTTGATGGAACGGTCAATGAAAATGCCCCCGATACCCGCTTCTTCGCTTGGCGGGGACAAGGACAGTGGGTGCGACGTTTAGCAGAAGATGCCTTAATTCTAATTCGCAGTGACCTGCAACTGGCTTCCCAATCCCTCCCCCCTCTCGAACAGTTTGGCTCAGGAGGACTGGGATCGGTGCGGGGCTACCGTCAAGATGCGTTACTGAGTGATAATGGTTGGTTGGCTTCAGCAGAGGTGCGTTTGCCCATTCTCCGAGTTGATGACTGGGATAGTGTTTTGCAAGTGACCCCCTTTGTTGACTTGGGCATTGCCTGGAATAATGAGCGTAACGGTGAAAACCGCCCTCAACTAGACTCTAATGTCTTAACAGGAGTCGGTCTCGGTGTACGGTGGCAAACTGGCGATCATTTAACTGCTCGTTTTGACTGGGGAATCCCTTTAGTGGATATTGACGATCGCGACGAAACCTTGCAAGAACAAGGGCTTTATTTTTCGGTTTTATACGCACCTTTTTAA